A part of Escherichia marmotae genomic DNA contains:
- the fadB gene encoding fatty acid oxidation complex subunit alpha FadB, with the protein MLYKGDTLYLDWLEDGIAELVFDAPGSVNKLDTATVASLGEAIGVLEQQSDLKGLLLRSNKATFIVGADITEFLSLFLVPEEQLSQWLHFANSVFNRLEDLPVPTIAAVNGYALGGGCECVLATDYRLATPDLRIGLPETKLGIMPGFGGSVRMPRMLGADSALEIIAAGKDVGAEQALKIGLVDGVVKAEKLLEGAMAILRQAINGDLDWKAKRQPKLEPLKLSKIEATMSFTIAKGMVAQTAGKHYPAPITAVKTIEAAARFGREEALNLENKSFVPLAHTNEARALVGIFLNDQYVKGKAKKLTQDVETPKQAAVLGAGIMGGGIAYQSAWKGVPVVMKDINDKSLTLGMTEAAKLLNKQLERGKIDGLKLAGVISTIHPTLDYAGFDRVDIVVEAVVENPKVKKAVLAETEQKVRPDTVLASNTSTIPISELANALERPENFCGMHFFNPVHRMPLVEIIRGEKSSDETIAKVVAWASKMGKTPIVVNDCPGFFVNRVLFPYFAGFSQLLRDGADFRKIDKVMEKQFGWPMGPAYLLDVVGIDTAHHAQAVMAAGFPQRMQKDYRDAIDSLFDANRFGQKNCLGFWRYKEDSKGKPKKEEDSAVDGLLAEVSQPKRDFSEEEIIARMMIPMVNEVVRCLEEGIIATPAEADMALVYGLGFPPFHGGAFRWLDTLGSAKYLDMAQQYQHLGPLYEVPEGLRNKARHNEPYYPPVEPARPVGDLKTA; encoded by the coding sequence ATGCTTTACAAAGGCGACACCCTGTACCTTGACTGGCTGGAAGATGGCATTGCCGAACTGGTGTTCGATGCCCCAGGCTCAGTTAATAAACTCGACACTGCAACCGTCGCCAGCCTCGGTGAGGCCATCGGCGTGCTGGAACAACAATCAGATTTAAAAGGGCTGCTGCTGCGTTCGAACAAAGCAACCTTTATCGTCGGTGCTGATATCACCGAATTTTTATCGCTGTTTCTCGTTCCGGAAGAACAGTTAAGCCAGTGGCTGCATTTTGCCAATAGCGTGTTTAATCGACTGGAAGATCTGCCGGTGCCGACCATTGCCGCGGTCAACGGCTACGCGCTGGGCGGTGGCTGCGAATGCGTGCTGGCGACCGATTATCGTCTGGCGACGCCGGATCTGCGTATCGGGTTGCCGGAAACCAAACTTGGCATCATGCCGGGCTTTGGCGGCTCCGTGCGTATGCCACGAATGCTGGGCGCTGACAGTGCGCTGGAAATCATTGCCGCCGGTAAAGATGTCGGGGCCGAACAGGCGCTGAAAATCGGTCTGGTTGATGGCGTAGTCAAAGCAGAAAAACTACTTGAAGGCGCGATGGCAATTTTACGCCAGGCCATTAACGGCGACCTCGACTGGAAAGCGAAACGTCAGCCGAAGCTGGAACCGCTGAAACTTAGCAAGATTGAAGCCACCATGAGCTTCACCATCGCTAAAGGGATGGTCGCACAAACAGCGGGGAAACATTACCCGGCCCCCATCACCGCAGTAAAAACCATTGAAGCCGCCGCCCGTTTTGGTCGTGAAGAAGCCTTAAACCTAGAAAACAAAAGCTTTGTTCCGCTGGCGCACACCAACGAAGCCCGCGCACTGGTCGGCATTTTCCTTAACGATCAATATGTAAAAGGCAAAGCGAAAAAACTTACCCAAGACGTTGAAACACCGAAACAGGCCGCTGTACTGGGCGCGGGCATTATGGGGGGAGGCATTGCTTACCAGTCCGCGTGGAAAGGCGTGCCGGTTGTCATGAAAGATATCAACGACAAGTCGTTAACCCTCGGCATGACCGAAGCCGCGAAACTGCTGAACAAGCAGCTTGAGCGCGGCAAGATCGATGGTCTGAAACTGGCTGGCGTGATCTCCACGATTCACCCAACGCTCGACTACGCCGGGTTTGACCGCGTGGATATTGTGGTAGAAGCGGTTGTTGAAAACCCGAAAGTGAAAAAAGCCGTGCTGGCAGAAACTGAGCAGAAAGTACGTCCGGATACCGTGCTGGCTTCTAACACTTCAACCATTCCTATCAGCGAACTGGCCAACGCGCTGGAACGCCCGGAAAATTTCTGCGGGATGCACTTCTTTAACCCGGTGCACCGGATGCCGTTGGTAGAAATTATTCGCGGTGAGAAAAGCTCCGACGAAACCATCGCAAAAGTTGTCGCCTGGGCAAGCAAGATGGGCAAGACGCCGATCGTAGTTAACGACTGCCCGGGCTTCTTCGTTAACCGCGTGCTGTTCCCGTACTTCGCTGGTTTCAGCCAGTTACTACGTGACGGCGCGGATTTCCGCAAGATCGACAAGGTGATGGAAAAACAGTTTGGCTGGCCGATGGGTCCGGCATACCTGCTGGATGTCGTGGGGATTGATACCGCGCATCACGCCCAGGCAGTGATGGCAGCGGGCTTCCCGCAGCGGATGCAAAAAGATTATCGCGACGCCATCGATTCATTGTTTGATGCCAACCGCTTTGGTCAGAAGAATTGTCTCGGTTTCTGGCGCTATAAAGAAGACAGCAAAGGCAAGCCGAAGAAAGAAGAAGATTCCGCCGTTGACGGCCTGCTGGCAGAAGTCAGCCAGCCAAAGCGTGATTTCAGCGAGGAAGAGATTATCGCCCGCATGATGATCCCGATGGTCAACGAAGTGGTGCGCTGCCTGGAAGAAGGCATTATCGCCACTCCGGCAGAAGCGGATATGGCGCTGGTCTACGGCCTGGGCTTCCCTCCGTTCCACGGCGGCGCGTTCCGCTGGCTGGACACCCTCGGCAGCGCGAAATATCTCGATATGGCGCAGCAATATCAGCACCTCGGCCCACTGTATGAAGTGCCGGAAGGTCTGCGTAATAAAGCGCGCCATAACGAACCATACTATCCCCCGGTTGAGCCAGCCCGTCCGGTTGGCGACCTGAAAACGGCTTAA
- the fadA gene encoding acetyl-CoA C-acyltransferase FadA → MEQVVIVDAIRTPMGRSKGGAFRHVRAEDLSAHLMRSLLARNPALEAAALDDIYWGCVQQTLEQGFNIARNAALLAEVPHSVPAVTVNRLCGSSMQALHDAARMIMTGDAQACLVGGVEHMGHVPMSHGVDFHPGLSRNVAKAAGLMGLTAEMLARMHGISREMQDAFAARSHARAWAATQSGAFKNEIIPTGGHDADGVLKQFNYDEVIRPETTVEALATLRPAFDPVSGTVTAGTSSALSDGAAAMLVMSESRARELGLKPRARVRSMAVVGCDPSIMGYGPVPASKLALKKAGLSASDIGVFEMNEAFAAQILPCIKDLGLMEQIDEKINLNGGAIALGHPLGCSGARISTTLLNLMERKDAQFGLTTMCIGLGQGIATVFERV, encoded by the coding sequence ATGGAACAGGTTGTCATTGTCGATGCAATTCGCACCCCGATGGGCCGTTCGAAGGGCGGTGCTTTTCGTCACGTGCGCGCGGAAGACCTCTCCGCTCATTTAATGCGTAGTCTACTGGCGCGTAATCCGGCGCTGGAAGCAGCGGCTCTCGACGATATTTACTGGGGTTGTGTGCAGCAAACGCTGGAGCAGGGTTTCAACATCGCCCGTAACGCGGCGCTGTTGGCAGAAGTGCCGCATTCCGTCCCGGCGGTTACCGTCAATCGCTTGTGTGGTTCATCCATGCAGGCATTGCACGACGCGGCACGAATGATCATGACTGGCGATGCGCAGGCATGTCTGGTCGGCGGTGTGGAACATATGGGTCATGTACCAATGAGCCACGGTGTCGATTTTCACCCAGGTCTTAGCCGCAATGTTGCCAAAGCGGCGGGCCTGATGGGCTTAACGGCAGAAATGCTGGCGCGTATGCACGGTATCAGCCGTGAAATGCAGGATGCCTTTGCCGCACGGTCACACGCTCGTGCCTGGGCCGCCACGCAGTCGGGCGCATTTAAAAATGAAATCATCCCGACAGGTGGTCACGATGCCGACGGTGTACTGAAGCAGTTTAATTACGACGAAGTGATTCGCCCGGAAACCACCGTGGAAGCCCTCGCCACGCTACGTCCGGCGTTCGATCCGGTCAGCGGTACGGTAACGGCGGGCACGTCTTCTGCGCTTTCCGATGGTGCTGCAGCCATGCTGGTGATGAGTGAAAGCCGCGCCCGTGAATTAGGTCTTAAGCCACGCGCCCGCGTGCGTTCGATGGCGGTTGTCGGTTGTGACCCGTCGATTATGGGTTACGGCCCGGTTCCGGCCTCGAAGCTGGCGCTGAAAAAAGCGGGGCTTTCTGCCAGCGATATCGGCGTGTTTGAAATGAATGAAGCCTTTGCCGCGCAGATCCTGCCGTGTATTAAAGATCTGGGGCTGATGGAGCAGATTGACGAGAAGATCAACCTCAACGGTGGCGCGATCGCACTGGGTCATCCGCTGGGCTGTTCCGGTGCGCGTATCAGCACCACGCTGCTGAATCTGATGGAACGCAAAGATGCCCAGTTTGGTCTGACGACGATGTGTATCGGTCTGGGTCAGGGCATTGCGACGGTGTTTGAGCGGGTTTAA